The Sporichthyaceae bacterium DNA segment GCGAAGAAGGCCGCGCCTGCGAAGAAGGCCGCGCCTGCGAAGAAGGCCGCGCCTGCGAAGAAGGCCGCGCCCCCCGCCAGGAAGGCAACGACCCCCGCGAAGAAGGTCGCCGCGCCGCCTACTAAGAAGGCAGCTCCGGCGAAGAAGGCCGCGCCCGCGACGAGGGCCGCGGCACCCGCCAAGAAGGCCGCGGCACCCGCCAAGAAGGCCGCTCCCGCCAAGAAGGCCACCGTGGCACCCGCCACGAAGGCCGCCGCTACCCCTGCCAAGAAGGCGGCTCCGGCCACCAAGAGAGCGCCCACCGCCAAGGCCCCCGCCCGGACGGCTCCGGCCACCAAAGCCCCCGCCCCGCGCGCGCCCAGCCGGCCGAGCGCGCCGGCAAGCAAGCCGGTCGCCCCGCCCACGCCGCCGGCCCCCCGCGCCGAGAAGTGGACCGCAGCCGAGGTGCGGGCGCTGCGCGCGGAACTGTCCGCGGACATGGAACGGCTGCGCACAGAGATCGCCGCGGCCCGCAACGAACGGGAATCACTGCTGCGCGACTACGGCGACGGTTCCGGCGAGGACCAGGTCGACGCGGGCACCAAGACCTTCGAGCGCGAGCACGAGATGTCGCTGGCAAACAACGCCATGGACATGCTCCAGCAGGACGAGCGGGCGTTGGCCCGGCTCGACGACGGCAGCTACGGCCAGTGCGAATCCTGCGGCAACCCGATCGGCAAGGAGCGCCTGCAGGCGTTCCCCCGGGCCACCCTCTGCATGTCCTGCAAACAGC contains these protein-coding regions:
- a CDS encoding TraR/DksA family transcriptional regulator; the encoded protein is AKKAAPAKKAAPAKKAAPAKKAAPPARKATTPAKKVAAPPTKKAAPAKKAAPATRAAAPAKKAAAPAKKAAPAKKATVAPATKAAATPAKKAAPATKRAPTAKAPARTAPATKAPAPRAPSRPSAPASKPVAPPTPPAPRAEKWTAAEVRALRAELSADMERLRTEIAAARNERESLLRDYGDGSGEDQVDAGTKTFEREHEMSLANNAMDMLQQDERALARLDDGSYGQCESCGNPIGKERLQAFPRATLCMSCKQRQERR